The Fulvitalea axinellae genomic interval CCAAAGAAGGAAAGTATTACGGAAAGTTCGTGTCGCTGAAAGACGCTTACGGTGATACGGTGTACGATGTAATCGGGATGGATTTGTTCACAAAGGTATCGTACAAAGGAGCTAACGAATGGTCAGGTGGGAGCCTGATTGATCCGCGCGATAACTATACTTATAAAGTGAAACTGAAGTTGGAGAAAGATAAATTGACGCTTGAGTCATACAGCGGAGATATGCTTGGCGATACCGTGGAGCTAAGCCGGGTGAAGTAGCGCAAGATGGTTTGAAAAGACTTCTTGCTCTAATCAAAAGAGGCGGTAATCCGCCTCTTTTTTGTATATAGCTGGGTATTACCTGCCTTGTGGAAATATTTATGGCGCTGTTGATATAGTTGTAATTATCTCTCCCCCTAAAGGATACGCACTTCTTTTCGTATTACTTTTTACCGTATATCAGGCAAAACATTACATGTGCCTTGCGGTTTTCCCATTGTTGAAGAGAGTAGGGAATGAGACGGTTTGCGAAGAAAGAGCGGGGAAAGAAGACGGAATCCGGGCCTGATGGCACAGCGGCATTCAACGACCGTAGGCCTGAGGCTCAACAACAACAGGCTTGGCAAGGCATGATGGGTGCGCCCATTCAGGCTGCTTTTAGGTGGCCTTGGCAAAAGAAAGGTCCGAAATTTACGAAAGTTGAGGTTGATGAGTCATATATCGAGGCTCTCCAGTATTATGAGCAACACAAACAAGTGCCGCCGGGCTATAAGTTGGAAGGTGGCACTTTGGTGCAACTAGGGCATCGTCTGAGTCAAAACCCAACGCCTGCGCCAGAAAGAATAGTTCCCGCGCCGGGCCAAAAGGCCTATGTTGATTCCAAAGGCAAAACGTCTGACGATTATCTAGACGATTTTGATGATATTACTTTACCAGAGGGAAGCAAACTGTCGGAAATTATTACCCCGAACCAGCCGGCCACGGTTGAACAACCGCCTTCTCCTTCAATCCATCCTTTAGGGCAAGTCCATTTGCCCGGTGATGAGGAATATGTTGCGGAAGAATCTCCCGTAAGCGGTTCTCCCCAATCCCAGTATCAGCAGGAATATTATCCGCCTCAGCCTGGCTACCCGATGGGATACCAGGATCCTTACGCCCAGGGAATGCCTATTCCGGCAGGGCCGTATCAGTATCCTCCGCAAATGGCTGGACCTTATCCGCCACAGCAAGTCTATCCACCTCATCCGCAACAAGCGCCTTGGATGCAATATGGGACTCCAACTCCGGTGGCGGGCTTTACTCCCCATGCTCCTATGCCAATAGCGCCCCCGTCACCAAAGCAAGAGGAGCGGGTAAAAGAAGTGAGGAAGCCACGAACACGTTACGAAATGCGGAACAAAGGGGAGTTTGAGCCAGGGCATCCTTGTTATGTGGAATATTTACACACAATCACTCATCATAAAAAGTATGAGGAATGGTTGGATATCGCCAAGAAAAGATCTGCTCCGCAGATGCATAGGGTAAGGGAAGGGATTGAACGCGAGGAGCTTTATGATGATATCTATGAGGAAGTGAGTTCCGTCATAGTGGGCAGGGCACAAACAGCCGAAGAGATTAAAGAGAAAAAGATGATGGCCCATGTCATTGTCTACTATAATTATTATGAATTAAAGAATGGTGACGGCTGTAAGTTCCAGCTTCCGGCAAAACGGAATCTGACCGAGGCGGAGTATCAGGAAAAAATAAGAAAGGAAGAAGAGGAAGCCCGGAATATACCTCAAGGCCAACCGATTCCCGTTTCAGAGACAACCCAACCTCCGTATTATAACCCTGCGGTTCCTTTGCCGGCTCAAGTGGTACCTGTACCGTCCCCTCCGGCACCGGTTATAGAGAGTTC includes:
- a CDS encoding DUF2147 domain-containing protein — encoded protein: MKNRLFLGLLMTLFMLGGIAGATPKKDADKILGKWKMSVTSYDGVLEIYAKEGKYYGKFVSLKDAYGDTVYDVIGMDLFTKVSYKGANEWSGGSLIDPRDNYTYKVKLKLEKDKLTLESYSGDMLGDTVELSRVK